One window from the genome of Drosophila albomicans strain 15112-1751.03 chromosome 2L, ASM965048v2, whole genome shotgun sequence encodes:
- the LOC117563726 gene encoding kinesin-like protein KIF15 isoform X1 — translation MSTKSAIQVCIKVRPCEPELPTLWQVKDKRAIQPLDSQADPCVFDYVYDQGSNNQEVFDGMAKHIVEACVRGFNGTIFAYGQTSSGKTYTMMGDQQNPGVMVLAAKEIFNQITNHSDRDFLLRVGYIEIYNEKIYDLLNKKNQDLKIFESNGMVNVNCEECIITSEDDLLQFLCLGNKERTVGETNMNERSSRSHAIFRIIIESRKADRSDDDAVIQSILNLVDLAGSERADQTGARGARLKEGSHINKSLHFLSNVIKSLAENEDNKYVSYRDSKLTRILQASLGGNAFTSIICTIRPSIMEESQSTLNFAMRAKKIHLKPQLNEIVSDATMMKRLEREIKLLKDRLAEEQAKNESQIKVRLLEQRIKTDTLKIITSNTITDRNKNRRRTWCPASSNLEETSTGSQEIPVAIGSNKPHASIKHSNLPKPSFYPTTNRPTQRALAGSKTINIMKSLEVEGETMSVEPNFEQATHQLTADHSRMRTITLTPTLAQMGAKGRELLERKLVELEAFTKIEQQINTEWDELNEKLSTATARVDELQTERQNLLQRSEDLQAQVDDLRKSKEEADKKIASYEEQLKTLKATAERLDMENRAAVELEFEFTSHKSKSKLRENELLTALSEKDSTIENLQKSLNDLSSEVLRNSKDDHMRSICPALETSCELICRKCVDLERLLEEYNNKPNDKNGAVAIDCECEQLRADIANTRAQLEGVQNAYKQITSDVAEKTELCDRLSRNVISAEEAKFTLQGKCDDLEQAQLRHEELIKIMQDEYDKIQQKYNALQHDYEILERTASSTEEEHKMLQTENESLQREISTLKQCVEEMQLKLLETTVSDVHEALVQQLKTSNEELMANLANMETKYCDLQGEYDDLSNQLVDSVQDGDSLREQFTALQETLKKTPLETDRLHAHIEQLEKEVNEKNQLLEATESTINEMREQMTNLQSELLEKSVIVNKVEDYQRQIESLEKQHAEMTMVCEELQEKVKETTINDSLSKSTTTMIAPDIDFEQEQEIGILKERLAQLNGELKQLQTEIKKQLIVVQQKDELIETMQLEMQELNERCLSMDVQIVELRSNVQQQQQLLDLQATKLAADANRIDQLQESNAKLTERSIKAEETLEERLNLAADIDSSKAEYEKHLQHLQLTLDTARVEFAKQEKINKDELDNANLEFLQKIEVSESRYRENLHKYNTEWEDRLQKLNSEGEAKLLAVNAEIAAEREQFIQEKHELESLYDESKKTIVELQDKLSFMVEDNEKVKAYADFEILSNEKLTNLHEKYERQLKDFEQLKLNLDSLELEKNALQAVVDDNKQIIQRLSQELESEQNVRQIETSKLNRELENAIEANSKAKSEYSEQLETYTEKISDLQEELRQANLMASDIEKLNLERQQIQEVLAKTKEHNMFLEKKADELESALLLAQNEVTTHRTQLESLQSKLDYTQEAKNNFSSAEAAYTQKLHELEKEMSEQAHQYNRKIEELISSEAELNFKMEALLKRKLELEASNDKLAASQELLNQEREHNANLQQSNDQLKSQLKAKQTEWNTLQQKLQQQETQLNIKQTEFNILQKSADVTNSQLLTLKQTLHQAESQLELKQTDCDTLQQSLQEATSLLDSKQTEFDAVQLTIKQMSEDNKEAHDSLEQAESQLKTKQAECNALKESLQQAACELETKQAAFDALQMSFKDLQCKLETKQAADCSLQQVESELKAKQAECSSLQQSLQQATSLLDSKQAEFDAVQLTIKQMSEDNKEAHDSLEQAESQLKTKQAECNALKESLQQATCELETKQAAFDALQMSFKDLQCKLEAKHAADCSLQQVESELKAKQAECSSLQQSLQQAASQLQNKQDALDALQLTLNQTQLQLDSKQEAHTAVQTAESQIKAKQAECNSLHNFLQESRSNLHQVESQLKAKQAECNSLQQSLQKAVSQLDSKQAALDASLRQSDLQLKAKQTDCDSLQQTVQELKAQLAASEEMVLRAKELQIEFDKLKSNQNSLQAERERLDATISSLLEDKRNLEEKLCSTNEIVQKLEMDLKSKSNCSNISFDSTTSNTSPAPRKSLDRDHHIPRKSLISESEVRRNRRISTHDERRQSYWNDSRHVACMTDPVDTNCNCTELDRKLKECQFELFVRESKVTALSIELKNHPLKEENAQLKKRLQEEQQKSRDEIKRMKSKNSDLMSKVNAFSASAAISSSGNCAAIPLQKLTSVETQTESDLVVELKKTTEKLNDCIQVCRHRYNHIKDLEERLKQNENSDTSNISSQTIGQINLLKSKLEIQKKEIATLTNKYEYAKKALKLRKDEIEELRKGAGTAVTAACSK, via the exons ATGTCCACTAAAAGCGCTATTCAAGTCTGCATTAAGGTGCGTCCATGTGAGCCGGAGCTGCCTACATTATGGCAAGTGAAGGACAAACGAGCCATTCAACCATTGGACAGCCAAGCAGATCCCTGTGTTTTCG ATTATGTGTACGATCAGGGCTCCAATAACCAAGAAGTTTTCGATGGCATGGCAAAACATATCGTCGAAGCCTGTGTGAGAGGCTTCAATGGCACTATTTTCGCCTATGGCCAAACATCTTCTG GAAAAACCTATACAATGATGGGAGACCAGCAGAATCCAGGCGTAATGGTCTTGGCTGCCAAGGAGATCTTCAATCAGATCACCAATCATAGTGATCGGGATTTCTTGCTTCGTGTGGGATACATCGAGATCTACAACGAAAAGATCTATGATTTACTCAACAAGAAAAATCAAgatcttaaaatatttgaaagcaATGGCATGGTGAATGTAAATTGCGAGGAATGCATTATAACCAGCGAGGATGACTTACTGCAGTTCCTCTGCTTGGGTAACAAAGAGCGCACTGTCGGTGAGACGAACATGAATGAACGTTCCAGTCGATCGCATGCCATATTTCGCATA atCATTGAATCCCGCAAAGCCGATCGCAGTGACGACGATGCTGTGATTCAGAGCATACTGAACCTCGTGGATCTAGCTGGCTCTGAACGAGCCGATCAGACTGGTGCAAGGGGTGCTCGGTTAAAAGAGGGAAGTCATATTAACAAAAGCCTTCACTTCTTAAGCAATGTGATTAAAAGTCTGGCTGAGAACGaagataataaatatgttagtTATCGGGACTCGAAACTGACTCGCATTCTGCAGGCTTCGCTTGGAGGCAACGCATTCACATCCATAATTTGCACCATTCGCCCATCAATAATGGAGGAATCGCAATCcacattaaattttgcaatgcGTGCGAAGAAAATCCATCTAAAGccacaattaaatgaaattgtatcGGATGCGACAATGATGAAACGCTTAGAGCGTGAGATAAAGTTACTTAAAGATCGATTAGCCGAAGAGCAAGCGAAAAATGAAAGTCAGATTAAAGTAAGGCTCTTAGAGCAGAGAATTAAGACCGATACGCTCAAGATTATTACAAGCAATACAATTACTGATCGCAATAAAAATCGACGACGTACATGGTGTCCAGCGTCATCGAATCTGGAGGAAACGTCCACAGGCTCTCAAGAAATCCCAGTAGCTATTGGGTCGAATAAGCCCCATGCCAGTATAAAACACTCAAATTTACCGAAGCCCAGCTTCTATCCTACAACTAACCGTCCAACCCAAAGAGCTTTAGCCGGGTCCAAAACTATAAACATTATGAAATCCCTGGAAGTCGAAGGAGAAACTATGTCTGTCGAACCCAACTTTGAGCAGGCAACTCATCAGCTCACCGCAGATCACTCCAGAATGAGAACAATTACTCTAACTCCAACCTTAGCTCAAATGGGGGCAAAAGG TAGAGAATTGCTTGAACGCAAGCTTGTGGAGCTGGAAGCCTTCACAAAAATAGAGCAACAGATTAATACAGAATGGGACGAGCTAAATGAAAAGTTATCTACGGCAACAGCTCGAGTTGATGAActgcagacagagagacaaaaTTTGTTGCAGCG TTCGGAAGACTTACAAGCCCAAGTCGATGATCTGAGGAAGTCCAAGGAGGAAGCCGataaaaaaattgcaagtTACGAAGAGCAACTAAAAACGCTAAAGGCAACCGCGGAAAGATTGGACATGGAGAATCGTGCTGCCGTCGAGCTGGAGTTTGAATTTACAAGTCATAAgtcaaaatcaaaactaaGAGAAAATGAATTGCTTACGGCGTTGTCGGAAAAGGACAGTACCATCGAAAATCTGCAAAAGTCGCTAAATGATCTGTCGAGTGAGGTACTCCGGAACAGCAAAGATGATCATATGCGTTCCATTTGCCCGGCTCTGGAAACTAGCTGCGAACTGATCTGTCGCAAATGTGTAGATTTGGAACGCCTATTAGAGGAATATAACAATAAGCCCAACGACAAAAATGGTGCTGTTGCAATTGATTGTGAATGTGAACAGTTGAGAGCAGATATCGCCAACACTCGTGCTCAGCTTGAAGGCGTTCAGAATGCCTATAAGCAAATAACCAGTGATGTGGCTGAGAAGACGGAGTTGTGCGATCGTCTAAGCCGTAATGTTATCTCTGCAGAGGAGGCCAAGTTTACGCTGCAAGGAAAATGTGATGATCTCGAGCAAGCGCAGCTTCGTCATGAGGAGCTTATAAAGATAATGCAAGATGAATATGACAAGATTCAGCAGAAGTACAACGCTTTACAACACGATTATGAGATATTGGAACGCACTGCTAGTTCTACAGAAGAAGAGCACAAGATGTTGCAGACTGAGAATGAAAGTTTGCAGAGGGAAATCAGTACATTAAAACAATGTGTTGaggaaatgcaattgaaacttCTAGAAACAACTGTCTCCGATGTTCACGAAGCTCTTGTACAGCAGCTTAAGACGAGCAATGAGGAGCTCATGGCGAACTTGGCCAATATGGAGACCAAATATTGCGACTTGCAGGGAGAATACGATGATCTTTCCAATCAGCTTGTTGATAGTGTGCAAGACGGTGATAGTTTGCGAGAACAGTTCACTGCGCTGCAGGAGACTCTGAAAAAGACGCCATTGGAGACAGATCGATTGCATGCACACATTGAACAACTAGAGAAAGAAGTTAATGAAAAAAATCAGCTTTTGGAAGCCACCGAAAGCACAATAAATGAGATGCGCGAACAGATGACAAATCTGCAGTCTGAGTTGTTGGAGAAATCTGTGATAGTAAACAAAGTGGAGGACTATCAACGTCAGATCGAGTCGCTCGAGAAACAACATGCCGAAATGACGATGGTCTGCGAAGAGCTGCAGGAGAAGGTTAAAGAGACCACTATTAACGATAGTTTGTCAAAGAGCACAACTACTATGATTGCGCCTGATATTGATTTTGAGCAGGAGCAAGAAATTGGTATTCTCAAGGAAAGGCTCGCCCAATTGAATGGCGAACTCAAACAGTTGCAgactgaaattaaaaaacaattaattgtgGTTCAACAAAAGGATGAACTTATTGAAACGATGCAATTGGAGATGCAGGAGCTAAATGAGCGTTGTTTATCCATGGATGTGCAGATAGTAGAACTTCGTTCGAATgttcaacaacagcaacaactgcttGATCTGCAGGCTACCAAATTGGCAGCCGATGCCAATCGAATTGATCAGTTACAGGAATCCAATGCAAAGCTAACAGAGCGTAGCATTAAAGCAGAGGAAACGCTAGAGGAACGTCTCAATCTGGCCGCGGACATTGATAGCTCGAAAGCAGAATACGAAAAGCATCTTCAGCATTTGCAATTGACACTGGACACTGCCAGGGTGGAATTCGCTAAACAGGAGAAGATAAATAAGGATGAACTTGATAATGCCAATTTAGAGTTTTTGCAAAAGATTGAGGTAAGCGAGAGTAGATACCGAGAGAACCTCCATAAATACAATACCGAATGGGAAGATCGATTACAAAAACTCAATTCCGAAGGTGAAGCTAAATTGTTGGCTGTTAATGCAGAAATTGCTGCTGAAAGGGAACAATTTATTCAAGAAAAACACGAACTGGAATCACTCTATGATGAGAGTAAGAAAACCATTGTGGAGCTGCAAGATAAGTTAAGCTTCATGGTGGAAGACAATGAGAAAGTAAAAGCATACGCAGACTTCGAAATATTGTCTAATGAAAAGCTTACAAATCTgcatgaaaaatatgaaagacAACTTAAAGATTTCGAgcaattaaaactaaacttagaCAGCTTAGAACTGGAAAAGAACGCGCTACAAGCTGTTGTGGATGATAACAAACAAATCATTCAGCGTTTGTCTCAAGAACTTGAATCTGAACAAAATGTGCGACAAATCGAAACAAGCAAATTGAACCGTGAATTAGAGAATGCCATAGAAGCTAATAGTAAAGCAAAGTCTGAGTACAGCGAACAATTAGAAACATACACTGAAAAAATTAGCGATCTCCAAGAAGAATTGAGACAGGCGAACCTAATGGCCAGCGACATTGAGAAACTTAATTTAGAACGGCAGCAAATACAAGAAGTTTTAGCTAAGACAAAGGAGCACAATATGTTTTTGGAAAAGAAAGCAGACGAACTTGAAAGCGCATTATTATTGGCTCAGAATGAAGTAACGACACATAGAACGCAGTTGGAGAGCTTGCAATCGAAACTAGATTATACTCAGGAAGCAAAGAATAACTTTAGTTCCGCGGAGGCCGCATATACTCAAAAGCTACATGAACTAGAAAAAGAAATGTCGGAGCAGGCACATCAATACAATCGCAAAATAGAGGAATTGATAAGTTCAGAGGCCGAACTTAACTTCAAGATGGAAGCATTGCTAAAGAGAAAGCTCGAGCTAGAGGCTTCGAACGACAAACTGGCCGCTTCGCAAGAGCTCTTGAATCAGGAACGTGAACATAACGCGAATTTGCAACAAAGCAACGATCAGTTGAAGTCGCAGCTAAAGGCTAAGCAAACTGAGTGGAACACCCTACAGCaaaagctgcaacagcaagagACGCAACTAAATATTAAGCAAACTGaattcaacattttgcaaaaaagCGCAGATGTGACAAATTCGCAGCTACTTACATTGAAGCAGACTCTTCATCAAGCTGAGTCGCAACTTGAACTCAAACAGACCGATTGTGATACATTACAGCAGTCCTTGCAAGAAGCAACGTCTCTGTTAGACAGTAAGCAGACCGAATTTGATGCAGTACAGCTGACTATAAAGCAAATGTCAGAGGATAACAAAGAGGCCCATGATTCGTTGGAACAAGCAGAGTCGCAACTTAAAACAAAGCAGGCCGAATGTAATGCATTGAAAGAGTCCTTGCAACAAGCAGCTTGTGAATTAGAAACTAAACAAGCTGCCTTCGATGCGTTGCAGATGTCTTTCAAGGATCTGCAGTGTAAGTTAGAAACCAAACAAGCGGCTGACTGTTCGTTACAACAAGTAGAATCAGAACTCAAAGCGAAGCAAGCGGAATGTAGTTCTCTGCAGCAGTCATTGCAACAAGCAACTTCTCTGTTAGACAGTAAGCAAGCCGAATTCGATGCAGTGCAGCTGACTATAAAGCAAATGTCAGAGGATAACAAAGAGGCCCATGATTCGTTGGAACAAGCAGAGTCGCAACTTAAAACAAAGCAGGCCGAATGTAATGCATTGAAAGAGTCCTTGCAACAAGCAACTTGTGAATTAGAAACTAAACAAGCTGCCTTCGATGCGTTGCAGATGTCTTTCAAGGATCTGCAATGTAAGTTAGAAGCCAAACATGCGGCTGACTGTTCGTTGCAACAAGTAGAGTCAGAACTCAAGGCGAAGCAAGCGGAATGTAGTTCTCTGCAGCAGTCATTGCAACAAGCAGCGTCTCAGCTACAGAATAAGCAAGATGCCCTCGATGCATTGCAGCTAACTTTAAATCAAACGCAGCTTCAGTTAGATTCTAAGCAAGAGGCCCATACTGCTGTGCAGACAGCTGAGTCACAAATCAAAGCGAAGCAAGCGGAATGTAATTCTCTGCATAATTTCTTACAAGAATCAAGAAGCAACTTGCATCAAGTAGAGTCTCAACTTAAAGCAAAGCAGGCTGAATGTAATTCTCTGCAACAATCTTTGCAAAAAGCAGTGTCTCAGCTAGACTCTAAACAAGCTGCATTAGATGCTTCATTGCGACAATCAGATTTGCAGCTCAAAGCTAAGCAGACTGACTGCGATTCATTGCAACAGACCGTGCAAGAGCTTAAAGCCCAACTGGCGGCAAGTGAGGAAATGGTCCTCAGAGCTAAAGAGTTACAAATAGAATTTGATAAGCTG AAATCTAATCAAAATAGTTTACAAGCTGAACGAGAACGTTTGGATGCAACCATTTCTAGTTTATTGGAGGACAAACGCAATTTGGAGGAAAAACTTTGCAGTACAAATGAGATTGTGCAGAAATTGGAGATggatttaaaaagtaaatcaaattgCAGTAATATTTCGTTTGATTCAACTACATCAAATACTTCACCAGCTCCTCGAAAGAGTTTGGATCGGGATCATCATATACCGCGG AAATCGTTAATCTCTGAGTCGGAGGTGCGCAGAAATAGGCGGATTAGTACTCACGACGAGCGACGTCAGTCATATTGGAATGATTCCCGACACGTAGCCTGTATGACAGATCCTGTGG ATACCAACTGTAATTGCACGGAACTCGATCGCAAGTTGAAAGAATGCCAATTTGAGCTGTTCGTAAGGGAGAGCAAAGTGACCGCACTGAGCATCGAGCTGAAAAATCATCCGTTGAAAGAAGAAAATGCTCAATTGAAGAAGCGCCTACAGGAAGAGCAGCAAAAGTCGCGAGATGAAATTAAGCGAATGAAGAGTAAGAACTCCGATCTTATGAGTAAAGTTAACGCATTCTCCGCATCTGCTGCCATCTCGTCTAGCGGTAATTGCGCTGCGATTCCACTTCAAAAGCTAACGAGTGTTGAGACTCAAACAGAGTCCGACTTAGTGGTGGAGCTCAAAAAGACAACAGAGAAATTAAACGACTGTATCCAGGTGTGTCGACATCGCTACAATCATATAAAGGATCTGGAAGAGAGATTAAAACAGAATGAAAATAGCGATACTTCCAATATTTCTTCCCAGACAATCGgtcaaattaatttgcttaag TCCAAATTGGAGATACAGAAAAAGGAGATAGCTACGCTCAccaataaatatgaatacgCCAAAAAGGCGCTAAAATTGCGAAAGGATGAGATAGAAGAATTGCGCAAAGGCGCTGGCACAGCCGTAACAGCAGCATgttctaaataa